The following coding sequences lie in one Carcharodon carcharias isolate sCarCar2 chromosome 5, sCarCar2.pri, whole genome shotgun sequence genomic window:
- the gprc6a gene encoding G-protein coupled receptor family C group 6 member A, producing the protein MLRSMVLYNMFLMLSSLSINSLLACDILDDNTRAPGDIIIGGLFSLHEKIISLKKPESLKCAGYDVRGLVKTIALIHSIEMINNSTLLPGIKLGYEIYDTCTDPTKALKATLRFLSKSNSTDNCVKVQCNYTDYEPTVKAVIGATTSEVSIAVARLLNIQLMPQISYSASAKILSDKARFPAFLRTIPSDGYQTKAMVKLVQKFQWNWVGTIASDDEYSRSGIDNFITQAESLGICIAFQEVIPFYSSIQITNSRIKEIANIIINRTRVNAIVIFGKGSHVIELFRILGTHNISKVWIASDSWSTNSHITHLENIQNIGDIVGFTFKSGNISKFQNYLKKLPVNAKNFNTFLAEYYRLRMLCANVQNDELEMCISNNTHHVEVDKQAANKAMEIQHQEDDFLVNNIEPGVISNIQWSVTALAHALRNLLKCNEGICWKSFDFAPWKLLEELKKVNLTDEGTRIQFDPSGDFMSGYDIVIWKFIRGKMEFNHIVAEYNIKEDNIRVKDSRLNNLEVITSNCSNQCQPGQIKLSSESQHTCCYSCANCSSNTYSETSDALQCYPCLADEWAPSGSASCHKKRNVFLDWGNGFSIVLLTLSASGIVLIIVIAVIFTKNVNTPAVKSNGGTMSFIMLTSLLLSFLSVGFFIGKPNDTTCRSRQCLFGISFTLAVSCALAKSLKILLAFNFNPANQNQLKNLYNSGLITGFCTGLQVVICTMWLVFNGPRVNKDVSRLQKEILVECSEGSYVAYAVMLGYIAFLALICFTFAFKGRKLPENYNEAKFITFSMLIYFISWITFVPVYVTTHGLYLPAVEVVAILSSTYGILCCQFFPKCYIILFKKECNTTTSFLKNLFDYSLKSTNIVTNSQFSRNHSVHARSCKSIKNNNSHNTLSITSDSSVQSNRITGVSRKRCSSW; encoded by the exons ATGCTCCGAAGCATGGTTCTGTACAATATGTTTCTCATGTTGAGCAGCTTATCGATCAATTCACTACTTGCTTGTGACATTCTTGATGACAATACCAGGGCCCCAGGAGATATCATCATTGGTGGTCTTTTCTCATTACATGAAAAGATTATAAGTCTCAAAAAACCAGAGAGTCTAAAATGTGCAGG GTATGACGTGCGAGGATTGGTAAAAACCATTGCCTTGATCCACTCTATAGAGATGATAAATAATTCGACTCTGTTGCCTGGAATCAAACTGGGATATGAAATTTATGACACTTGCACGGACCCTACAAAGGCACTGAAAGCAACCTTGAGATTCCTTTCTAAATCCAACTCTACAGACAACTGTGTCAAAGTTCAGTGTAATTATACAGATTATGAGCCAACAGTAAAGGCAGTTATAGGAGCTACTACCTCAGAAGTTAGCATCGCTGTTGCAAGGTTGTTAAACATCCAACTTATGCCTCAG ATCAGCTACTCAGCTTCTGCTAAAATCCTTAGTGACAAGGCTCGATTTCCTGCTTTTTTAAGAACTATTCCAAGTGATGGCTATCAAACCAAAGCCATGGTCAAGCTGGTTCAAAAATTCCAGTGGAACTGGGTGGGAACTATTGCAAGTGATGATGAATACAGCCGGTCTGGAATAGACAACTTTATTACCCAAGCAGAGAGCTTGGGTATATGCATTGCTTTTCAAGAAGTTATTCCATTTTATTCATCAATTCAAATAACTAATTCCAGAATAAAAGAAATAGCAAACATTATCATCAACCGAACAAGAGTGAACGCCATTGTTATTTTTGGAAAAGGTTCTCATGTCATTGAACTGTTTAGAATATTAGGCACTCACAACATAAGCAAAGTTTGGATTGCCAGTGACAGCTGGTCAACCAACAGTCACATTACTCACTTGGAGAACATTCAAAACATTGGGGATATTGTTGGATTTACATTTAAGAGtggaaatatttccaagtttcaAAACTATTTGAAAAAATTACCAGTTAATGCTAAAAATTTTAACACATTTTTAGCAGAGTACTACAGGCTTCGaatgctttgtgcaaatgttcaaaatgatgagcTAGAGATGTGTATTTCAAACAATACGCATCATGTGGAGGTTGATAAACAAGCTGCCAATAAAGCCATGGAAATACAGCACCAGGAAGATGATTTTCTGGTGAATAATATTGAACCAGGTGTCATTTCCAACATACAGTGGTCGGTGACTGCTCTTGCTCATGCTCTTCGAAATCTACTAAAGTGTAATGAAGGAATTTGCTGGAAATCGTTTGATTTTGCACCTTGGAAG TtgttggaagagctgaagaaagtCAACCTGACTGATGAAGGAACCAGGATCCAATTTGATCCTTCAGGAGATTTTATGTCTGGATATGATATTGTCATATGGAAATTTATCAGAGGCAAAATGGAGTTTAATCACATAGTTGCTGAATATAATATAAAGGAGGATAATATTAGAGTTAAAGATTCAAGGTTGAATAATTTAGAG GTTATCACATCTAATTGCTCAAACCAGTGTCAACCAGGGCAAATAAAGTTGTCATCTGAAAGCCAGCACACATGTTGCTACAGTTGTGCAAATTGCAGTTCCAATACATACTCTGAAACAAGTG ATGCACTGCAATGTTATCCTTGTCTAGCAGATGAGTGGGCACCGAGTGGAAGTGCAAGTTGCCACAAAAAACGCAATGTATTTCTTGACTGGGGGAATGGATTTTCTATTGTACTGCTAACTCTTTCGGCCTCTGGAATTGTTTTGATCATTGTAATAGCAGTTATCTTTACTAAGAATGTCAACACACCAGCTGTTAAATCCAATGGTGGTACCATGTCTTTCATTATGCTCACCTCTTTATTACTCAGTTTTTTAAGTGTTGGGTTTTTCATTGGAAAACCAAATGATACTACTTGCAGAAGCAGGCAGTGCTTATTTGGCATCAGCTttactcttgctgtttcatgtgCTCTGGCAAAATCACTTAAAATACTACTAGCATTCAACTTTAACCCAGCGAATCAAAATCAGTTGAAGAATTTGTACAATTCCGGGCTCATCACAGGTTTCTGCACTGGACTTCAGGTTGTCATTTGCACAATGTGGTTGGTTTTTAATGGCCCAAGAGTTAACAAGGATGTCAGCAGATTGCAAAAGGAAATTTTGGTGGAGTGTAGTGAGGGCTCTTATGTAGCATATGCTGTTATGTTAGGGTATATAGCATTCCTTGCACTGATTTGTTTTACATTTGCCTTTAAAGGTAGAAAGTTGCCAGAAAACTACAATGAGGCCAAGTTTATTACATTTAGCATGTTGATTTACTTCATTTCATGGATTACATTTGTACCTGTTTATGTAACCACTCATGGCCTGTATCTCCCAGCAGTGGAAGTAGTTGCAATTTTATCTTCAACTTATGGGATATTATGCTGCCAATTTTTCCCAAAGTGTTATATTATTCTGTTTAAGAAAGAATGTAACACTACCACCTCATTTTTGAAAAATCTCTTTGACTATTCACTGAAAAGCACAAACATTGTAACAAACAGTCAATTTTCACGAAACCATTCAGTACATGCCAGATCTTGCAAGTCCATCAAAAATAACAACAGTCACAATACATTAAGCATCACTTCTGATTCTTCTGTACAAAGCAACAGAATCACTGGTGTTTCAAGGAAAAGATGTTCTAGTTGGTAA